The proteins below come from a single Juglans regia cultivar Chandler chromosome 12, Walnut 2.0, whole genome shotgun sequence genomic window:
- the LOC109018974 gene encoding autophagy-related protein 101-like yields the protein MNCEVCQLKELEVEHFEIGEVLRCILHTIVFHRALGLVRPKDIDLELFEITYVQCGDVELEKKIDEKIEQFISWVEKHPNKKSQICLSFYEVKNKQPSWWTNKIERLYWEQWYINLNVAQHTKAHSSKSHHSKLVVDPGESAVEERSVRRAALEASLREVMFQIIKFANEKKDHVPPIPNREGIVSFPYEITIPSSSDSAFGMDMIKKMLQTGHPTMLS from the exons ATGAACTGCGAAGTTTGCCAACTCAAAGAATTA GAAGTGGAGCACTTCGAGATAGGGGAAGTTCTACGCT GCATACTACACACGATCGTGTTTCATCGGGCTTTAGGTCTAGTGCGGCCCAAAGACATTGATTTGGAACTTTTTGAAATTACATAT GTGCAATGCGGAGATGTGGagcttgaaaagaaaatagatgaGAAGATTGAACAGTTCATTAGCTGGGTAGAGAAACACCCAAACAAGAAAAGTCAG ATATGCTTATCTTTCTATGAAGTGAAAAACAAACAGCCTTCTTGGTGGACTAATAAAATTGAACGCCTATATTGGGAACAGTGGTATATCAATTTGAATGTGGCCCAACACACCAAAGCACATTCTAGCAAGTCTCATCATTCCAAACTTGTGGTTGATCCAGGAG AGAGTGCAGTAGAGGAGAGAAGTGTTCGCAGAGCAGCACTTGAAGCATCTCTCCGTGAGGTAAtgtttcaaatcataaaatttgcAAATGAGAAGAAGGATCATGTTCCTCCCATACCAAATCGTGAAGGCATTGTCTCTTTTCCCTATGAAATCACTATCCCAAG TTCATCAGATTCTGCTTTTGGAATGGACATGATCAAGAAGATGCTCCAAACCGGGCATCCAACCATGCTCAGCTGA